The following proteins are encoded in a genomic region of Microtus ochrogaster isolate Prairie Vole_2 chromosome 5, MicOch1.0, whole genome shotgun sequence:
- the Msantd2 gene encoding myb/SANT-like DNA-binding domain-containing protein 2 isoform X5: MPPPFCARGSGAPGPRPSPPEGSGRRQRGRGVKRRSAGHSSPPDTPSVPSAGSEPPSPEPGPRATPETEVAGCAGASLPGGAAAAAWKMAAPCGSELPANSPLKIPKMEVLSPASPGDLSDGNPSLSDPSTPRGASPLGPGSAAGSGTAASGGLGLGGRSAASSSVSFSPGGGGGGGGAAAAAAAACRGMSWTPAETNALIAVWGNERLVEARYQQLEGAGTVFGSKAPGPAMYERVSRALAELGYDRTPSQCRERIKSCYNMTRRPRFCSGMLG, encoded by the coding sequence ATGCCCCCACCCTTCTGTGCTCGGGGCTCCGGCGCGCCCGGTCCCCGCCCGTCGCCTCCAGAGGGGAGCGGCCGGCGACAGCGCGGTCGCGGGGTAAAGCGGAGATCTGCGGGCCACTCGAGCCCCCCAGACACGCCCTCCGTGCCCTCAGCGGGCAGCGAGCCGCCCAGCCCCGAGCCAGGCCCCAGGGCAACCCCGGAGACCGAGGTGGCCGGATGCGCGGGCGCGTCACTTCCGGGCGGTGCAGCGGCGGCGGCTTGGAAGATGGCTGCGCCCTGTGGCTCGGAGCTGCCCGCCAACTCGCCGCTAAAAATTCCGAAGATGGAGGTGCTCTCCCCGGCTTCTCCTGGCGACCTGAGCGATGGGAACCCATCACTGTCCGACCCTTCCACGCCGCGGGGAGCCTCTCCTCTCGGACCGGGCAGCGCGGCGGGCTCGGGGACTGCGGCGTCCGGGGGTCTCGGGCTGGGGGGCCGCAGCGCTGCCTCGTCCTCGGTTTCCTTCTCtcccggcggcggcggcggtggtggcggaGCTGCGGCGGCCGCTGCCGCCGCCTGCCGGGGCATGTCGTGGACGCCGGCAGAGACTAATGCGCTCATCGCTGTGTGGGGCAACGAGCGGCTGGTGGAGGCGCGGTACCAGCAGCTGGAGGGAGCCGGCACGGTATTCGGCAGCAAGGCCCCCGGGCCGGCCATGTACGAGCGCGTGTCCCGGGCCCTGGCCGAGCTGGGCTACGACAGGACCCCGTCCCAGTGCCGGGAGCGCATCAAG
- the Msantd2 gene encoding myb/SANT-like DNA-binding domain-containing protein 2 isoform X6, producing the protein MPPPFCARGSGAPGPRPSPPEGSGRRQRGRGVKRRSAGHSSPPDTPSVPSAGSEPPSPEPGPRATPETEVAGCAGASLPGGAAAAAWKMAAPCGSELPANSPLKIPKMEVLSPASPGDLSDGNPSLSDPSTPRGASPLGPGSAAGSGTAASGGLGLGGRSAASSSVSFSPGGGGGGGGAAAAAAAACRGMSWTPAETNALIAVWGNERLVEARYQQLEGAGTVFGSKAPGPAMYERVSRALAELGYDRTPSQCRERIKDFQSVLSKPC; encoded by the coding sequence ATGCCCCCACCCTTCTGTGCTCGGGGCTCCGGCGCGCCCGGTCCCCGCCCGTCGCCTCCAGAGGGGAGCGGCCGGCGACAGCGCGGTCGCGGGGTAAAGCGGAGATCTGCGGGCCACTCGAGCCCCCCAGACACGCCCTCCGTGCCCTCAGCGGGCAGCGAGCCGCCCAGCCCCGAGCCAGGCCCCAGGGCAACCCCGGAGACCGAGGTGGCCGGATGCGCGGGCGCGTCACTTCCGGGCGGTGCAGCGGCGGCGGCTTGGAAGATGGCTGCGCCCTGTGGCTCGGAGCTGCCCGCCAACTCGCCGCTAAAAATTCCGAAGATGGAGGTGCTCTCCCCGGCTTCTCCTGGCGACCTGAGCGATGGGAACCCATCACTGTCCGACCCTTCCACGCCGCGGGGAGCCTCTCCTCTCGGACCGGGCAGCGCGGCGGGCTCGGGGACTGCGGCGTCCGGGGGTCTCGGGCTGGGGGGCCGCAGCGCTGCCTCGTCCTCGGTTTCCTTCTCtcccggcggcggcggcggtggtggcggaGCTGCGGCGGCCGCTGCCGCCGCCTGCCGGGGCATGTCGTGGACGCCGGCAGAGACTAATGCGCTCATCGCTGTGTGGGGCAACGAGCGGCTGGTGGAGGCGCGGTACCAGCAGCTGGAGGGAGCCGGCACGGTATTCGGCAGCAAGGCCCCCGGGCCGGCCATGTACGAGCGCGTGTCCCGGGCCCTGGCCGAGCTGGGCTACGACAGGACCCCGTCCCAGTGCCGGGAGCGCATCAAG
- the Msantd2 gene encoding myb/SANT-like DNA-binding domain-containing protein 2 isoform X4, with translation MPPPFCARGSGAPGPRPSPPEGSGRRQRGRGVKRRSAGHSSPPDTPSVPSAGSEPPSPEPGPRATPETEVAGCAGASLPGGAAAAAWKMAAPCGSELPANSPLKIPKMEVLSPASPGDLSDGNPSLSDPSTPRGASPLGPGSAAGSGTAASGGLGLGGRSAASSSVSFSPGGGGGGGGAAAAAAAACRGMSWTPAETNALIAVWGNERLVEARYQQLEGAGTVFGSKAPGPAMYERVSRALAELGYDRTPSQCRERIKLVRCPELNAVLQLWSHRC, from the coding sequence ATGCCCCCACCCTTCTGTGCTCGGGGCTCCGGCGCGCCCGGTCCCCGCCCGTCGCCTCCAGAGGGGAGCGGCCGGCGACAGCGCGGTCGCGGGGTAAAGCGGAGATCTGCGGGCCACTCGAGCCCCCCAGACACGCCCTCCGTGCCCTCAGCGGGCAGCGAGCCGCCCAGCCCCGAGCCAGGCCCCAGGGCAACCCCGGAGACCGAGGTGGCCGGATGCGCGGGCGCGTCACTTCCGGGCGGTGCAGCGGCGGCGGCTTGGAAGATGGCTGCGCCCTGTGGCTCGGAGCTGCCCGCCAACTCGCCGCTAAAAATTCCGAAGATGGAGGTGCTCTCCCCGGCTTCTCCTGGCGACCTGAGCGATGGGAACCCATCACTGTCCGACCCTTCCACGCCGCGGGGAGCCTCTCCTCTCGGACCGGGCAGCGCGGCGGGCTCGGGGACTGCGGCGTCCGGGGGTCTCGGGCTGGGGGGCCGCAGCGCTGCCTCGTCCTCGGTTTCCTTCTCtcccggcggcggcggcggtggtggcggaGCTGCGGCGGCCGCTGCCGCCGCCTGCCGGGGCATGTCGTGGACGCCGGCAGAGACTAATGCGCTCATCGCTGTGTGGGGCAACGAGCGGCTGGTGGAGGCGCGGTACCAGCAGCTGGAGGGAGCCGGCACGGTATTCGGCAGCAAGGCCCCCGGGCCGGCCATGTACGAGCGCGTGTCCCGGGCCCTGGCCGAGCTGGGCTACGACAGGACCCCGTCCCAGTGCCGGGAGCGCATCAAG